In a genomic window of Kribbella amoyensis:
- a CDS encoding FAD-dependent oxidoreductase, translated as MSELRTQMLVVGGGFGGVAAALAAVRRGVNVVITEPTRWLGGVLTSQAVPPDEHVWIEQFGSTATYRDFRERIRAYYRAHYPLTARAHANRALNPGAARVSHLCHEPRVALAVLESLLAPHRASGRLRVLLQHEPISASTTGDRVEAVTFRDGTTGRQVTVTAPWFVDATETGDLLPMAGVEHVTGSESQAQTGEPHAPAEARPLNMQPVSVCFALDHLPGADLTIDKPPGYADVAAARPLDWPDGKLSFVTPHPKTRQPLHYRFKPNPDDNPDEIGPDYDDRRAKTIDRNLWTFRRIAARNNFVPGSFASDLTLVNWPQMDYWGGPLFGGSDEEASEHLQGARNLSLSLLYWLQTEAPRPDGGTGWPGLRLRGDVVGDTPDGLAMAPYIRESRRIAAEHTIVEQDIALDVRGQHGAVQHPDSVGIGLYRIDLHPSTGGDPYIDIGCCPYQLPLGALLPVRVENLLPAAKNIGTTHITNGAYRMPLVEWNIGEVVGHLVAFCTENAVSPRAVRQTEDLFAQFSTDLDNAGVERAWPAVKGY; from the coding sequence ATGAGCGAATTACGGACACAGATGCTGGTGGTCGGTGGAGGGTTCGGCGGCGTCGCGGCCGCCCTGGCCGCGGTCCGCCGAGGAGTGAACGTCGTCATCACCGAGCCGACTCGCTGGCTGGGTGGCGTTCTGACCAGTCAGGCCGTACCACCGGACGAGCACGTCTGGATCGAACAGTTCGGATCGACCGCCACCTACCGCGACTTCCGGGAACGGATCCGGGCCTACTACCGGGCGCACTATCCGCTGACCGCGCGAGCCCACGCCAATCGTGCGCTGAATCCAGGAGCGGCCAGGGTCAGCCACCTGTGCCACGAACCCCGCGTCGCCCTCGCCGTGCTCGAGTCGCTTCTCGCACCGCACCGCGCCTCCGGACGGCTCCGGGTCCTGCTGCAGCACGAGCCGATCTCGGCGTCCACGACCGGAGACCGGGTGGAGGCAGTGACCTTTCGCGACGGCACCACCGGCCGGCAGGTCACCGTCACGGCGCCCTGGTTCGTCGACGCCACCGAGACGGGCGACCTGCTGCCGATGGCCGGCGTCGAACATGTCACCGGCTCGGAATCCCAGGCCCAGACCGGTGAACCGCACGCTCCGGCCGAGGCTCGACCGCTGAACATGCAGCCGGTGTCGGTGTGCTTCGCCCTAGACCATCTGCCCGGCGCCGACCTGACGATCGACAAGCCACCCGGGTACGCCGACGTCGCCGCGGCCCGACCCCTCGACTGGCCGGACGGGAAGCTCTCCTTCGTCACCCCGCACCCGAAGACCCGGCAACCACTGCACTACCGGTTCAAGCCCAACCCGGACGACAACCCCGACGAGATCGGACCCGACTACGACGACCGCCGGGCCAAGACCATCGACCGGAATCTCTGGACGTTCCGCCGGATCGCGGCCCGTAACAACTTCGTCCCCGGCAGCTTCGCCTCCGACCTCACCCTGGTGAACTGGCCCCAGATGGACTACTGGGGAGGCCCTCTCTTCGGCGGGTCCGACGAAGAAGCCAGTGAGCACCTGCAGGGCGCCCGCAACCTCAGCCTGAGCCTGCTCTACTGGTTGCAGACCGAAGCGCCACGCCCCGACGGAGGGACCGGCTGGCCAGGTTTGCGACTGCGCGGTGACGTCGTCGGCGACACTCCCGACGGGCTCGCGATGGCGCCCTACATCCGCGAATCGCGCCGCATCGCCGCCGAACACACCATCGTCGAGCAGGACATCGCACTCGACGTCCGCGGTCAGCACGGTGCCGTCCAACACCCCGACAGTGTCGGTATCGGCCTCTACCGCATCGACCTGCATCCCTCGACCGGAGGCGATCCCTACATCGACATCGGCTGCTGCCCCTACCAGCTACCGCTCGGCGCGCTCCTGCCGGTCCGGGTCGAGAACCTGTTGCCGGCCGCAAAGAACATCGGCACCACCCACATCACCAACGGTGCCTACCGGATGCCACTGGTCGAATGGAACATCGGCGAGGTCGTCGGCCACCTGGTCGCCTTCTGCACCGAGAACGCTGTCTCCCCACGCGCCGTCCGCCAGACAGAGGACCTCTTCGCCCAGTTCTCGACCGACCTCGACAACGCCGGAGTAGAACGAGCATGGCCGGCCGTCAAGGGCTACTGA